TACGGACAGCGCTGAATGCTAAGGAGACAAGGCTGGCCCGAACAGGATCAGATCGGATCGATACAACCGGATCAGTGGGATTCCGGCGTGACATGTTGCCGCAGCAAATCTGCCGCATTGGAATATCCCCATGCGCTGTGTCGTGCAACGCATCGATACGATACAGTTACCGGAAATCAGACATACGCCAAACAGTGGATCGCCAATGCCGCCCAGCAAGCCAGACACCCCCCAGCTAAAAGACGGGGAAGCCACGCCCGGCACGCTCTACGAAACGCTGGCCGACGATATCGCGCACTCGATCCAGGCCGGCACGCTGCGGCCCGGGGACCGCCTGCCCTCCGTGCGCCAGGCCAGCGCCAGCCGCGGGCTCAGCCCCTCCACGGTGTTCCAGGCTTACTACCTGCTGGAGGCGCGCGGGCTGATCATCGCGCGCCAGCGCTCCGGGTACTTCGTGGCCAGCACCAGCCGCGTGCTGCCGCCCGAGCCCGAGGCCGCGTCGCAACCGGCGGACGAATCCACCACGCTGAATGTCAGCGAACTGGTCTTCGACGTGCTGGCGTCGGCCAAGCAGCGGGAGCTGGTGCCGCTCGGCTCCGCGTTTCCCAGTCCGCTGCTGTTTCCGCTGCCGCGCCTCGCCAAGTCCATGGCGGCCGTCGTCCAGCAGCTGGACCCTTGGAGTTCGGTGGACGACATGACGCCGGGCAACGCCGGCCTGCGCCGCCAGATTGCCCTGCGCTACCTGATCGACGGGCTTACCGTGCACACGGACGAGATCGTCATCACCAACGGTGCGCTGGAGGCGCTGAACCTATGCCTGGCGGCCGTCACGCGCCCGGGCGACGCGGTCATCATCGAGTCGCCCACCTTCTACGGCGCGCTGCAGGCGCTGGAGCGCCACGGCCTGCGCGCCATCGAGGTGCCCACGCATCCGCGCGAAGGCATCGAGCTCGACGCCCTCGCCCGTGCGCTGGAACGCCACCGCCCGAGCGCGTGCTGGCTGATGACCAATTTCCAGAACCCGCTGGGCAGCCTGATGCCCGACGACAAGAAGCGCGAACTGGTGCGGCTGCTGGCGCGCTTCGAAGTGCCGCTGATCGAGGACGACGTCTATGGCGAACTGTACTTCGGCAACAAGCGCCCCACCCCGGCCAAGGCGTTCGACACGCAGGGGCTGGTGATGCACTGCGGATCCTTCTCCAAATGCCTGGCGCCGGGCTACCGGATCGGCTGGGCCGCGCCCGGACGCTTCGCGCGCGAAGTGGCGCGCGCCAAGCTCACCAGCACGCTGACAGTGGCGGCGCCAACCCAAGCCGCTATCCTTCACTACTTGGAGAAGGGCGGCTACGACCGGCACCTGCGGCAGTTGCGCCAGGCGCTGATGCAGCGGCAGGACGCCTTCGCGCAGGCCATCGCGCGGCACTTCCCGCCGGGCACGCGGGCCACGCGGCCGGCTGGCGGTTACTTCCTGTGGATCGAGATGCCGGCCGGCACCGACAGCCTTGCGCTGCACCGCTACGCGCTCTCGCATGGCATCAGCATCGCGCCCGGCCCGATTTTTTCCGCGCATGGCGGCTTCCGGCATTGCTTGCGCATCAACTGCGGCCACGACTTCGACGACCGGACCGACGCCGCGCTCGCCACGCTGGGCCGGCTGGCCAGGCTGACCATGCAGTAAAGGCTGCGCCGCACCTGCCTTACAATGCGCGGCCCAACGGAGAACACAAAATGGAATCCCGCCTGACCGAACTAGAAATCAAGGTCGCCTTCCAGGACGACCTGCTCGACACGCTCAATCTCGCCGTGGCGCGCCAGCAGCGGCAGATCGACCTGCTGCAGGAACAGCTCCAGGCGCTTTACCAGCAGATGCGCTCCAGCGGCACGGGCGGCGCCGACAACGGCCCCCAGCACGAACTCCCGCCGCACTATTGATCGTGCGCATGGCCCGCGGCCAGACTGAACAATTGGACGATTGAACAAAGCCGGCGCAGGCGCGGTCAGAAGGGATAACGCGCACGACGCCAACCTGGAGGCACCGCAGCATGCCGACGACGCAACGCCGCACCCGGCCCCGCAAATCCCTGACAACGCTCAAAGCCGCGCCCGCTGCCGCCGCCGGCGCGCTTGCCATGCTGCTCGCCGCCAGCGCCTGGGCCGGCTATAACGTCTGGAC
The Cupriavidus basilensis DNA segment above includes these coding regions:
- a CDS encoding SlyX family protein, translating into MESRLTELEIKVAFQDDLLDTLNLAVARQQRQIDLLQEQLQALYQQMRSSGTGGADNGPQHELPPHY
- a CDS encoding PLP-dependent aminotransferase family protein; amino-acid sequence: MPPSKPDTPQLKDGEATPGTLYETLADDIAHSIQAGTLRPGDRLPSVRQASASRGLSPSTVFQAYYLLEARGLIIARQRSGYFVASTSRVLPPEPEAASQPADESTTLNVSELVFDVLASAKQRELVPLGSAFPSPLLFPLPRLAKSMAAVVQQLDPWSSVDDMTPGNAGLRRQIALRYLIDGLTVHTDEIVITNGALEALNLCLAAVTRPGDAVIIESPTFYGALQALERHGLRAIEVPTHPREGIELDALARALERHRPSACWLMTNFQNPLGSLMPDDKKRELVRLLARFEVPLIEDDVYGELYFGNKRPTPAKAFDTQGLVMHCGSFSKCLAPGYRIGWAAPGRFAREVARAKLTSTLTVAAPTQAAILHYLEKGGYDRHLRQLRQALMQRQDAFAQAIARHFPPGTRATRPAGGYFLWIEMPAGTDSLALHRYALSHGISIAPGPIFSAHGGFRHCLRINCGHDFDDRTDAALATLGRLARLTMQ